From one Coffea eugenioides isolate CCC68of chromosome 11, Ceug_1.0, whole genome shotgun sequence genomic stretch:
- the LOC113752679 gene encoding disease resistance protein TAO1-like: MEEEEEDQFSRSTPSALRLRWDVFLSFRGEDTRDNFTDRLYSALDTSGVRVFRDNNGLTQGDQIDRGLVEAIEDSAAAIAIISDNYASSRWCLEELAHIFQSPRLVLPVFYRVDPSDVRRQRGPFEEDFKALEERFGVQKVVRWRKAMERVGGISGWVYNNSEESDLIQNIVKRILAELSNSPVVVASYVVGLDFCLEELVELLDVKQNGQQVLGLHGLGGIGKTTLAKALYNKLARHFQCRSFLSSVRENFKSRQNGPEFLQKKIVGDLSSHKVPPTFSDAKSYVLEMKRILKQNRVLLVLDDIDDAGQLKELAGSREWYSEGSRIVITTRDAAVLPTDFVDKIYEVKSLGKSESLKLFSHHAFRRENPTGAFLNLSKEIVSCTGGLPLALEVFGSLLYGKRIVEEWQDALAKLKQIRGPELQGALKISYDALDVQERSIFLDIACLFLNLEMNREDVIDALRGSYFGVETAITTLVSRSLIKFIDSEQLWMHDQIRDMGRQIIVEENLSDVYGRSRIWNPADVLGLFQDGKGTRDIQGIVLDLEKKNFPRDKKARAIAWQQLRQTPNFTSAVTYFREIYKEHHHRYATKDGEVILNATSFESMVNLRLLQFSNVKLEGHLKRLPAQLKWLQWRKCSLRSLPSDFFPRELAVLDLSESKIERIWGRKWCWHAQQNVMNLRHCNNITEIPDLSGYEKLEKLILERCTKLEKIHQSMGDLRSLRHLNLNHCLSLVEFPEDVSGLKNVEILTLSGCTKLRSLPKNIECMISLRVLLLDDTVIGHLPENIFRLTKLEKLSLERCSSLKRLPRHVGKLISLREISLYHSALEEIPASFGSLRSLETLDLMWCRSLTVIPESVGNLKSLTKFYLSGSSVKLVPSSIGYLYYLKELSLGKCFHIKMLPASIEGLSSLTELQLDDMQITGLPDQIGALISVKKLEMRNCKLLSSLPDSIGKMLALEKLIITNAAITELPVSIGSLENLFILRLNKCKNLQRLPDSFGDLRNLRHLLMEETAMTELPETFGKLLNLMILKMAKKPDGQLAQSSETIDPVINVEREAESILLPPSFSKLISLEEFDARAWKISGQLPDNFEKLTSLKILNLSHNDFFSLPSSMSGLSVLRELFLSSCSKLKALPPLPSSLLNINASNCIALESIHSLSNLTCLQDLNLSNCGKLVDVPGIECLKSLRRLHMVGCTSCAQAVRKIDKVALKNLGNLSFPGSEVPEWLTSDVVSFSKRKNISLKAVIIGFVISVDCGGLVDSRHQLPVVPGVNAKILRLNETVHTSGMFLAGVPRTDEDQTYLCRYEDYHPLVSILKDGDKIEVGMQNLSIFEGLQLKKRGIHLIFENDDDYDGDEESLDQSQQSISERLRRFIGSPRKGDLITGSRGENKQELQKHVSDCFQGILGYAKYKPSLIVLISLILGIAFAWWLKV, encoded by the exons atggaagaagaagaagaagatcaATTTTCACGCTCAACACCCAGCGCCTTGAGGTTGAGGTGGGATGTTTTCTTGAGCTTCCGGGGGGAGGATACACGGGACAACTTCACGGATCGGCTCTACTCGGCCCTAGATACGAGCGGCGTCCGAGTTTTCCGAGACAACAACGGATTGACTCAAGGAGACCAGATTGATCGAGGCTTAGTCGAGGCCATTGAGGACTCGGCAGCTGCCATCGCCATTATCTCAGATAACTATGCATCCTCCAGGTGGTGTCTCGAGGAGCTTGCGCACATCTTCCAAAGCCCACGACTCGTCCTTCCGGTCTTCTACCGGGTTGATCCGTCGGATGTTCGACGCCAGAGGGGGCCATTCGAGGAGGATTTTAAAGCTCTGGAGGAAAGGTTTGGAGTTCAAAAGGTGGTCAGATGGAGGAAAGCCATGGAAAGAGTTGGTGGGATTTCTGGATGGGTTTATAACAACAG CGAAGAGTCGGATTTGATACAAAACATAGTCAAAAGGATTCTGGCTGAACTGAGCAATTCCCCTGTGGTTGTGGCTTCTTACGTTGTGGGACTTGATTTTTGTCTGGAAGAATTAGTGGAATTGTTAGACGTCAAGCAAAATGGCCAGCAAGTTCTGGGTTTGCACGGACTGGGTGGAATTGGTAAGACAACTCTTGCCAAGGCTCTCTACAATAAACTTGCTAGACACTTTCAATGCCGCAGCTTCCTTTCCAGTGTtagagaaaattttaaaagtcgGCAAAATGGTCCTGAATTCCTTCAGAAAAAGATTGTTGGTGATCTTTCTTCACACAAGGTGCCTCCTACTTTCTCTGATGCCAAATCTTATGTGCTAGAAATGAAGAGGATACTGAAACAAAACCGAGTTCTTCTAGTTTTAGATGACATTGATGATGCAGGACAACTTAAAGAACTAGCTGGCTCGAGAGAATGGTACTCTGAAGGAAGCCGGATAGTAATTACTACTAGAGATGCGGCAGTTTTACCAACTGATTTTGTGGATAAGATTTATGAAGTGAAATCTTTGGGAAAGTCTGAGTCACTAAAACTTTTTAGTCACCATGCATTTAGAAGAGAGAATCCCACAGGAGCTTTCCTTAATTTGTCCAAAGAAATTGTCTCCTGTACCGGTGGACTACCGTTGGCACTAGAAGTCTTTGGTTCTCTTTTATACGGTAAGAGAATAGTAGAGGAATGGCAAGATGCTTTGGCAAAGCTGAAACAGATCCGTGGGCCTGAACTTCAGGGTGCCTTGAAGATAAGTTATGATGCCCTTGATGTTCAAGAGCGGTCGATATTTCTTGACATTGCATGCTTGTTTCTGAATTTGGAAATGAACAGAGAGGATGTAATTGATGCGCTGAGAGGCTCTTATTTTGGAGTAGAGACTGCAATTACTACTCTTGTTTCAAGATCCCTTATAAAATTTATCGATTCTGAGCAGTTATGGATGCATGACCAGATTCGAGACATGGGAAGACAGATAATTGTAGAAGAAAATTTATCAGATGTTTATGGACGCAGCAGAATCTGGAATCCTGCCGATGTTTTGGGTCTCTTTCAAGACGGAAAG GGTACTCGAGATATTCAAGGAATTGTCTTAGACCTTGAAAAGAAGAACTTCCCTAGGGATAAAAAGGCACGGGCAATTGCATGGCAACAACTTCGTCAAACACCCAATTTTACCTCTGCAGTAACATACTTCAGGGAGATATACAAGGAACATCATCACCGTTATGCAACAAAAGATGGTGAAGTCATACTTAATGCTACATCATTTGAATCAATGGTGAATCTGAGACTGTTACAGTTCAGCAATGTGAAATTGGAAGGACATTTGAAACGTTTACCTGCCCAGTTAAAGTGGTTACAGTGGAGAAAATGTTCCCTGAGAAGCCTTCCTTCTGATTTTTTCCCAAGGGAATTGGCGGTCCTTGATCTCTCAGAAAGCAAAATTGAAAGAATCTGGGGACGGAAATGGTGCTGGCATGCTCAACAG AATGTTATGAATCTTCGCCACTGCAACAACATTACTGAGATCCCTGATTTATCTGGGtatgaaaaattggaaaagctGATCCTGGAACGCTGCACCAAATTGGAGAAGATTCACCAATCAATGGGGGACCTTCGATCATTGCGTCATTTGAACTTGAATCATTGTTTAAGCCTCGTTGAATTTCCTGAAGATGTTTCGGGACTTAAAAATGTGGAGATTCTAACCCTCTCTGGTTGCACAAAGTTGAGGAGTCTTCCAAAGAATATAGAATGCATGATTTCATTGAGGGTACTTCTACTTGATGATACTGTGATAGGGCACCTACCAGAGAATATTTTCAGGCTAACAAAACTTGAAAAGCTTAGCTTGGAAAGATGCTCGTCACTGAAACGACTGCCAAGACACGTAGGAAAGCTAATATCTTTGAGGGAAATCTCTCTATACCATTCTGCATTGGAGGAAATCCCTGCATCTTTTGGTTCCTTGCGGAGTCTTGAGACACTAGATCTGATGTGGTGCAGATCACTAACTGTAATTCCTGAATCTGTTGGCAATCTCAAATCATTAACAAAATTCTATCTTAGTGGCAGTTCAGTAAAGCTTGTGCCATCATCTATTGGTTACTTGTACTATTTGAAAGAATTGTCACTTGGAAAATGTTTTCATATAAAAATGCTGCCTGCTTCAATCGAGGGGCTATCTTCCTTGACAGAGCTTCAGCTAGACGACATGCAAATTACGGGTCTACCAGATCAGATTGGTGCCCTTATATCAGTCAAGAAACTTGAGATGAGGAACTGTAAATTACTTAGTTCACTTCCTGACTCCATTGGAAAGATGTTGGCTCTGGAGAAATTGATCATAACAAATGCTGCCATTACAGAGTTGCCAGTATCTATAGGTTCGCTGGAAAATCTCTTTATCTTAAGATTGAACAAATGTAAGAATTTGCAGAGATTGCCAGATTCATTTGGAGACTTGAGGAACTTGCGCCACCTGTTAATGGAGGAGACTGCTATGACAGAATTACCTGAAACCTTCGGTAAGCTTTTGAACTTAATGATATTGAAAATGGCAAAGAAACCGGACGGCCAACTTGCTCAGAGTTCAGAAACAATAGATCCAGTTATAAATGTAGAAAGGGAAGCTGAATCGATTTTGCTTCCACCTTCTTTCTCAAAGCTCATCTCGTTAGAAGAATTTGATGCTCGAGCATGGAAGATCTCTGGGCAACTACCTGATAATTTTGAGAAGTtgacatcattgaaaattcTGAATTTGAGTCATAATGACTTTTTCAGCCTGCCGTCTAGCATGAGCGGACTCTCCGTTCTGAGAGAGCTTTTCCTATCCAGTTGCAGCAAGCTTAAAGCTCTTCCTCCTCTTCCCTCGAGTTTGCTGAATATTAATGCCTCAAACTGCATAGCACTCGAAAGCATACACAGCCTTTCAAATTTGACGTGTTTGCAGGACCTAAACCTCTCAAACTGTGGAAAATTGGTAGACGTCCCAGGTATTGAATGTTTAAAATCATTGAGAAGGTTGCACATGGTTGGATGCACTTCATGCGCCCAAGCGGTCAGGAAAATTGACAAg GTTGCCCTGAAGAATCTGGGCAATTTGAGTTTTCCTGGAAGTGAAGTTCCAGAATGGCTAACTTCAGATGTGGTTAGCTTTTCGAAACGCAAAAACATTTCGCTTAAAGCTGTAATCATTGGTTTCGTCATCTCTGTGGATTGTGGAGGACTAGTTGATTCCCGACATCAGCTGCCTGTAGTACCTGGTGTTAATGCAAAGATCCTCAGGCTGAACGAAACAGTACATACTTCTGGCATGTTCTTGGCAGGAGTGCCTAGAACGGACGAGGatcaaacttatttgtgccGGTACGAGGACTATCATCCCTTAGTTTCCATACTAAAAGATGGCGATAAGATAGAGGTTGGAATGCAGAACCTTTCAATTTTTGAAGGGCTGCAGCTGAAGAAGCGGGGAATacatttgatatttgaaaatgaTGATGATTATGATGGGGATGAAGAATCGTTGGACCAAAGTCAACAATCCATATCAGAGAGGCTAAGAAGATTCATAGGTTCTCCCCGAAAAGGTGATCTTATCACGGGCTCAAGAGGAGAAAATAAGCAAGAACTGCAGAAGCATGTCTCCGATTGCTTCCAAGGGATATTGGGCTATGCTAAATATAAGCCAAGCCTAATTGTCTTAATCTCACTGATTCTAGGCATAGCGTTTGCGTGGTGGCTAAAAGTTTAG
- the LOC113753899 gene encoding disease resistance protein TAO1, whose translation MGDEDDDAAWFSSSNSTPSYRFRWDVFLSFRGEDTRHNFTERLYNELVLRGVRTFRDDEGLERGEEIAPSLVDAIKDSAASIAVISENYANSKWCLEELAVILECKRLMLPVFYEVDPSDVRRQKGPFETDFRNHDTDVAADKVSRWRDAMSKAGRISGWDSRTWNELDLIHSLVKKIMAKLNDTPLGVAKYPVGISSRLDILLRKLDVKGNGVRIIGFHGMGGIGKTTLAKALFNKLVSHFKTRSFISNVRQISQDSGLTYLQSKFLGDVNSTVPPTIHDFARGIIYIKEAVHDKPVLLVLDDIDDANQLNALAGGRDWFYEGSRIIITTRTKEVLPQNIVDEVYEVNGLIYPEALQLFSYHAFGREKPNMDFMKLSEQIVNLTGGLPLALEVIGSSMFYKRRKTEWIDELEKLKQIRPNHLQDVLEISFKGLDDQEKCVFLDLACFFVNSNLIREDAIDIFKGCGFNAEVAITDLTARSLVKIIEGNVLWMHDQIRDMGRQIVQRESYADAGKRSRLWSQGEIMMVLKNRKGTRSIEGITLDFGKKQKLSSEKADKVNTRKFPALESAVIFLKKQYKKWFGHTAKEDGDLLNTESFKGMVNLRLLQINHAKLEGNFEILPAELKWLQWKGCPLESLPSALCSRDVAILDISQSSIVQLWGHSFMGHWQRNKMTKKLFVVNASNCYHLKEIPDLSGFCLEKLILEHCKGLVKIHHSLGDMGTLTYLNLKECENLLELPSDISGLRNLEKLILSGCINLRELPEDLSGLRSLKELLLDRTPIMKLPDTIFRLKNLEVFNLAGCYCLDLLPHSIGNLNSLRELILSGTALQKLPDSIGNLSNLELLNLRMCKSLSSISNSIGNLTSLVELCLDRSSIKELPASIGSISHLKFLMLGHCRSLSKLPDSIGRLSSLVSLQLEGTQLKEIPDQVGALNNLEQLNLGSIELLDSIPGSIGGMLSLRDVELDNLSIAELPESIGLLERLDTLKLNNCKNLRKLPASIGNLASLRYLYMDKNAVTELPDEIGRLSRLKVLRMAKQPDSGAPNNNGRESNQTDLVAEHQIQPVVLPKSFSGLSSLEELDARSWRISGKLSDDLEKLSSLQTLNLGDNDFRLLPSSLRGLSVLKKLLLPKCKELKLLPPLPSSLVELNVANCYALEYLADISSLGNLEELQLTNCKKITDIPGLECLKSLRRLYTGGCNSCLPAIKKRLSKDALRHIIYLCVPGTEIPSWFAPELPRFSIRKNLKLKAVIIGVVVSLDQQVEDNFRKKLPAIVDIQAKIIRLNDAIFTKTLYLLGVPDTDEDQLYLCRFHEFQQLVFMLEDGDKIAVTMRENPRFNGLKLKKHGIHLVFEGDDDYDENDEELFDESHQSVSKKLANFFSSL comes from the exons ATGGGCGACGAAGACGACGATGCTGCGTGGTTCTCATCATCCAATTCAACCCCATCATATCGATTCAGGTGGGACGTATTCCTGAGCTTCCGAGGCGAAGACACGCGCCACAACTTTACAGAACGACTCTACAATGAACTAGTACTCCGGGGTGTCAGAACTTTCCGGGATGATGAGGGACTAGAGAGAGGGGAAGAAATAGCGCCTAGTCTCGTGGACGCGATCAAAGACTCGGCGGCTTCTATAGCGGTGATATCCGAGAATTACGCTAATTCAAAGTGGTGCCTGGAGGAGCTTGCTGTTATTTTGGAGTGTAAGAGGCTGATGCTGCCGGTGTTTTACGAGGTGGATCCTTCGGATGTGAGGCGACAAAAGGGTCCATTTGAGACGGATTTTAGAAACCACGACACCGATGTGGCGGCTGATAAGGTAAGCCGGTGGAGGGATGCCATGAGCAAGGCTGGACGAATCTCCGGCTGGGATTCCAGGACTTG GAATGAATTAGACCTTATCCATTCCCTAGTGAAGAAGATAATGGCAAAACTGAACGATACGCCCTTAGGCGTGGCCAAATATCCAGTTGGAATAAGTTCACGCCTTGATATACTGTTGAGAAAGCTAGATGTCAAAGGCAATGGTGTCCGAATTATTGGATTTCATGGCATGGGAGGGATTGGCAAAACCACTCTAGCTAAGGCTCTTTTTAATAAACTTGTCAGTCATTTTAAGACAAGGAGTTTTATCTCCAATGTCAGACAAATTTCACAGGATTCTGGTTTGACTTATCTACAAAGCAAATTTCTTGGTGATGTAAACTCAACCGTGCCACCAACAATACACGACTTCGCCAGAGGAATCATTTATATCAAGGAAGCTGTTCACGATAAGCCAGTTCTTCTTGTTCTCGATGACATTGATGATGCAAACCAGTTAAACGCACTGGCTGGCGGGAGAGATTGGTTTTATGAAGGAAGTCGAATAATCATCACAACTCGAACTAAGGAAGTTTTACCCCAAAATATTGTTGATGAAGTTTATGAAGTAAATGGGCTAATTTACCCTGAAGCATTACAGTTGTTTAGCTATCATGCATTTGGAAGAGAGAAACCTAACATGGACTTTATGAAGCTGTCCGAGCAAATTGTGAATCTAACAGGAGGACTACCTTTGGCCCTGGAAGTGATTGGTTCTTCCATGTTCTATAAGAGGAGAAAAACGGAATGGATTGATGAACTGGAAAAGCTGAAACAAATTCGCCCCAATCATCTCCAAGATGTGTTAGAGATTAGCTTCAAAGGACTGGATGATCAAGAGAAGTGTGTATTTCTGGACCTTGCTTGTTTTTTTGTTAACAGCAACCTGATTAGAGAAGACGCAATTGACATTTTTAAGGGTTGTGGCTTCAATGCTGAAGTAGCAATAACAGATCTTACCGCCAGATCTTTGGTTAAGATCATTGAGGGAAATGTTTTGTGGATGCATGACCAAATCAGAGACATGGGAAGGCAAATTGTTCAACGTGAAAGCTATGCGGATGCTGGTAAACGCAGTAGACTCTGGAGTCAAGGTGAAATAATGATGGTATTGAAGAATCGTAAG GGAACAAGAAGCATCGAGGGCATCACACTTGACTTCGGAAAAAAGCAGAAGTTGAGCAGTGAGAAGGCAGATAAGGTCAACACAAGAAAATTCCCAGCCTTAGAATCAGCAGTTATATTCTTAAAGAAGCAGTACAAGAAATGGTTTGGGCATACTGCAAAAGAAGATGGAGACTTGCTTAACACAGAGTCCTTTAAGGGTATGGTGAATCTGAGGCTTCTCCAAATTAATCATGCGAAGTTGGAAGGTAACTTCGAGATACTTCCTGCTGAATTGAAGTGGCTGCAATGGAAAGGATGCCCTTTGGAAAGCCTTCCTTCTGCTCTATGCTCCAGGGATGTTGCCATACTTGATATCTCTCAAAGCAGCATTGTGCAGCTGTGGGGTCACAGTTTTATGGGTCATTGGCAGCGGAACAAG ATGACCAAGAAGCTGTTTGTAGTGAATGCCAGTAATTGCTATCATCTAAAAGAGATCCCTGATTTGTCCGGGTTCTGTTTAGAGAAGTTGATTCTTGAGCATTGCAAGGGACTAGTCAAGATCCATCACTCACTAGGTGATATGGGTACATTGACTTACTTGAACCTCAAAGAGTGTGAAAACCTTTTGGAGCTTCCAAGTGATATATCTGGGCTAAGGAATCTCGAGAAACTGATCCTTTCTGGTTGCATTAATTTAAGGGAATTACCAGAGGACTTAAGTGGTTTGAGATCCTTGAAAGAACTGCTACTTGATAGAACACCTATAATGAAATTACCGGACACTATATTCCGCCTAAAGAATCTTGAAGTGTTCAATTTGGCTGGTTGCTATTGTCTAGATCTACTGCCTCATTCCATAGGAAATCTCAATTCTCTGAGGGAGCTTATTTTGAGTGGCACTGCTCTACAGAAACTGCCAGATTCTATTGGGAACTTGAGCAATCTCGAGTTGCTAAATTTGAGAATGTGCAAGTCCCTTTCGTCAATTTCTAATTCAATTGGCAATCTTACTTCTTTGGTTGAACTTTGCCTTGATAGAAGTTCAATCAAGGAATTACCAGCATCTATAGGTTCAATATCTCATCTCAAGTTCCTTATGCTTGGTCATTGCCGATCCCTCAGTAAATTGCCTGATTCTATCGGCAGATTGTCATCTTTGGTTAGTCTTCAGTTAGAAGGAACACAACTGAAGGAAATTCCAGATCAGGTAGGTGCATTAAATAACCTTGAGCAGCTCAATTTGGGGAGCATTGAACTGCTGGATTCTATACCAGGCTCAATTGGCGGAATGTTGAGTCTGAGAGATGTGGAGTTGGATAATCTCTCAATAGCAGAGTTGCCAGAATCCATAGGCTTATTGGAGAGACTTGACACTTTAAAATTGAACAACTGCAAGAATCTTCGAAAACTACCTGCTTCAATTGGAAACTTGGCAAGTTTGCGGTACCTTTATATGGATAAAAATGCAGTGACTGAATTACCTGATGAAATTGGAAGGCTATCACGTTTAAAAGTACTAAGAATGGCAAAACAACCTGATTCTGGAGCGCCTAATAACAATGGCAGGGAATCCAATCAGACAGATTTGGTTGCCGAGCACCAAATTCAGCCTGTAGTACTTCCGAAATCCTTTTCAGGCCTCTCCTCATTGGAAGAACTGGATGCCCGATCCTGGAGAATATCAGGAAAGTTGTCTGATGATCTTGAGAAGTTATCTTCACTGCAGACTCTGAATCTTGGTGATAATGATTTTCGCCTACTTCCCTCCAGCTTGAGGGGACTTTCTGTTCTCAAAAAGTTGCTTCTACCCAAATGCAAAGAGCTCAAACTTCTCCCCCCGCTTCCTTCAAGCTTGGTTGAGTTAAACGTCGCCAATTGTTATGCATTGGAATATCTAGCTGATATATCAAGCTTGGGAAATCTAGAGGAACTTCAACTTACTAATTGCAAGAAGATAACAGATATTCCCGGCCTTGAATGTTTGAAGTCATTGAGAAGGCTATACACCGGTGGTTGCAATTCATGTTTGCCAGCTATTAAAAAACGACTTTCCAAg GATGCTTTAAGGCATATAATCTATCTGTGTGTTCCCGGCACTGAAATTCCGAGTTGGTTTGCTCCAGAATTGCCTCGTTTTTCAATTCGAAAGAATCTCAAACTTAAGGCTGTGATTATAGGTGTCGTAGTCTCTCTTGATCAACAAGTTGAGGACAACTTCAGAAAGAAACTTCCAGCCATCGTTGATATACAAGCCAAGATCATCAGATTGAATGATGCCATTTTCACCAAAACGTTGTACTTACTTGGAGTTCCCGACACAGACGAGGATCAGCTATACTTGTGTCGATTTCACGAGTTTCAGCAGCTCGTCTTCATGTTGGAAGATGGTGATAAGATAGCGGTGACAATGAGAGAAAACCCGCGGTTTAATGGCCTTAAGCTTAAAAAGCATGGAATTCACTTGGTTTTCGAGGGCGATGATGACTACGATGAGAATGATGAGGAACTCTTTGATGAATCCCATCAGTCAGTGTCGAAGAAGCTTGCAAACTTCTTCAGTTCCTTGTGA
- the LOC113754275 gene encoding CLAVATA3/ESR (CLE)-related protein 25 — protein MNCGRSGRWCSDVLFRRLLLVGLIWFLWVGILENEAATLNSEVAGGSWKHMELIGKRLLNAHKHLEINFVSKRRVPNGPDPIHNRRAGNSHRPPGRA, from the exons ATGAATTGCGGCAGAAGTGGCAGGTGGTGCTCAGATGTTTTGTTTCGAAGACTTCTGCTGGTAGGACTCATTTGGTTCTTGTGGGTAGGCATCTTAGAGAATGAAGCAGCAACGCTAAATTCTGAGGTAGCAGGTGGAAGTTGGAAGCATATGGAACTGATAGGAAAGAGGCTTCTTAATGCTCATAAACATTTGGAAATTAACTTTGTCAGCAAAAGAAGAGTTCCAAATGGACCAGACCCCATCCACAACAG AAGGGCTGGCAACTCTCACCGGCCACCAGGTCGAGCATAG